Proteins co-encoded in one Nicotiana sylvestris chromosome 7, ASM39365v2, whole genome shotgun sequence genomic window:
- the LOC138873121 gene encoding uncharacterized protein produces the protein MKLVGFAKRQLQVIGESGWNSLAEDVSLFCVKHDIVIPEMDINYSRGKSKQLNSRFSEVNTDLLPGMASLSPDNFFANYDKDRIMKLATHYPNEFTNSILEDLGFELDIYIDYVREAGNEFSNLKRLGDLSETMVKTNLHMTWRLFYLLVKLSLILPVSTATAERAFSSMKYVKSDLRSRIGDEFLNDCLVCYIEDEVFKSSPNDIIIDHFQNTTSRRVQL, from the exons ATGAAGCTTGTTGGTTTTGCAAAGAGGCAATTGCAAGTTATAGGAGAATCTGGATGGAATTCTTTGGCAGAAGACGTCTCTTTATTTTGTGTCAAGCATGATATTGTAATCCCCGAAATGGATATAAATTATTCTCGTGGAAAGTCGAAGC AGCTTAACAGTCGTTTCAGTGAAGTGAATACTGATCTACTTCCTGGTATGGCTAGTTTGAGTCCAGATAATTTTTTTGCAAATTATGATAAAGACAGGATTATGAAACTTGCAACACACTATCCGAATGAGTTCACTAATTCTATACTTGAGGATCTTGGTTTTGAGCTTGACATCTATATTGACTATGTGCGAGAGGCGGGCAATGAATTCTCTAACTTGAAAAGACTTGGAGATCTTTCAGAAACAATGGTTAAAACAAATTTGCACATGACTTGGAGACTTTTTTATTTACTTGTGAAGTTAAGTTTGATATTGCCTGTCTCTACTGCAACGGCAGAAAGAGCTTTTTCTTCGATGAAGTACGTTAAAAGTGACTTGCGAAGCAGAATTGGCGATGAATTTTTAAATGATTGTTTAGTTTGTTATATAGAGGATGAAGTATTTAAAAGTTCACCTAATGATATTATCATTGATCATTTTCAAAATACGACAAGTCGTCGAGTACAATTGTGA